One Salarias fasciatus chromosome 9, fSalaFa1.1, whole genome shotgun sequence DNA segment encodes these proteins:
- the LOC115394275 gene encoding LOW QUALITY PROTEIN: protein FAM92B-like (The sequence of the model RefSeq protein was modified relative to this genomic sequence to represent the inferred CDS: inserted 2 bases in 1 codon) has protein sequence MVTLDVQVRTLQQAVQQAEQHLGRLCVLLASYTRKTARLRDKADLLVVQLLHLSGCEGPELQLALRSLAQDLAAVQDYRQAQVERLESRVVAPLKAYGDIVRSKRSDLKRFSSDLSREMKELQKLEKVRLRNPADRQSISQAEVNAQKASNSAQRSSRQLEDTITDFQRQKAEDLKRIFSDFITVEMLFHAKALEVYTHTYHNLEALDTQRDVELFSGRIRMSDSLMGPMDSLLSGPSSPLGSSPPLASLKTPVPGSRPTWTTGPRQQDSARRVSLEEEEEEEEEEEEEEEEXEEETEEDQHPSRQLYAAQFAQMRRWKH, from the exons atggtaacact AGACGTCCAGGTGAGGACGCTGCAGCAGGCGGTGCAGCAGGCGGAGCAGCATCTGGGCCGGCTCTGCGTCCTGCTGGCGTCCTACACCAGGAAGACGGCCCGGCTGAGGGACAAGGCCGACCTGCTGGTggtccagctgctccacctgtccGGCTGCGAGGGCCCCGAGCTGCAGCTGGCCCTCAGGAGCCTGGCCCAGGACCTGGCCGCGGTGCAGGACTACAGGCAGGCTCAG GTGGAGCGGCTGGAGAGCAGAGTGGTGGCTCCGCTGAAGGCCTACGGAGACATCGTGAGGAGCAAGAGG AGCGACCTGAAGAGGTTCAGTTCTGACCtgagcagagagatgaaggagctgcagaagctggagaaaGTTCGTCTGAGGAACCCTGCAGATCGACAGAGCATT TCTCAG GCAGAAGTAAACGCTCAGAAAGCCTCCAACAGCGCCCAGCGCAGCtccaggcagctggaggacaccATCACTGACTTCCAGAGACAGAAGGCGGAGGACCTgaag AGGATTTTCTCGGACTTCATCACAGTGGAGATGCTGTTCCATGCCAAAGCCCTGGAGGTCTACACACACACCTATCACAACCTGGAAGCTCTGGACACCCAGAGGGATGTGGAG CTGTTCAGTGGACGGATCAGAATGTCTGACTCTCTGATGGGCCCCATGGACAGCCTTCTGAGCGGCCCCTCGTCCCCCCTCGGCTCCAGCCCCCCTCTGGCCTCTCTGAAGACCCCCGTCCCAGGCTCCAGGCCAACCTGGACCACCGGACCCAGGCAGCAGGACTCGGCCCGCAGGGTTAGTCTC gaggaggaggaggaggaggaggaggaggaggaggaggaggaagagga ggaagaggagaccGAGGAGGACCAGCACCCCAGCAGACAGTTGTATGCTGCTCAGTTCGCTCAAATGCGTAGATGGAAACACTAA